TATTAAAAGGGGCATCATTGATCTTGAAGCCCCCTCGAGCGACTAAGTAATAGCCTCTTTTctttttacataataaaaaataaggGACAAAGAGGGTGTGGGTCAGAGTAATATTGACACACCAAATATCGATAAACACTATCATATAGTGCCACGAGTTGAGTGCCATTTAAGAAGGCGATATCCTTCACCATTGGAGATAGGGCACTATCATTGAGTGAAAGGAAAGATGAAGGCCCACCTCAAGGGTATCACAAAATAAGCACAAAGACCCAAGAGCAGGTTTAAAAGGGCATTGACTAGGTTGAGGAGCTTGCAGGTCGAATTAGGCCGAGATACAATACCTAGTTCATAGgcaatctaagagaggtgtgctTACTACTGAATTACAATCATGGGAACTTCTCATGGACTCCAAGTTCCGAAGAATCCTCGGGTTCATGGGAGATGCCTCGGATGAAGAGGACCCGACTTCTCCTACCCTTGGACTATTTGAAGATGAATACATATATTGATTGACTAGCGACTAGAGAACTGAAAAGAACTTGTATGAGAGAGGAGAGATATTTTGACCTGAGACAAAAGAGTAGAACTAATGTTGAGAGGAGGGACTCGAAGATCGACTTACTTGTCGGGAATAAGGGTGAAGTGGGAGATGCTCCTAAGGAGGCTTTGGTGATAAGGTTGAGAGCTCCCGAGGCCCGGGAGATTTTGGACTTTGGAAGCTCAAGTGGAAGAATAAGTCATGCCCTATGTAGGGAGGGGGAGTTATAAGAAGGATGTCAATCTCTCTCTTCTCACAACTAAGTTGTCGATCTCTCGCATTCCATGATCAAGACAAGTATCCTTTAGGGGGCAATTCTCAAAAGAGACCGATAGCAAAAGAATCCAAATACCACCACAGTATAGGAGGGTCTTTGAAATCCACCATGATGAAAAGAGGACCCGAAATCCACCATGGTGGAGGAAGGACCTCAAAATCTACCATGGCAAAGGGAGAACTCAAAATCCACAATGGTGGAGGAATAACTTTAAAATATATCATAACAGAGAGATGACCTAAAATCCGCTATGGTAGAGTGAAAGCCCACCATAGTCGACGAAAGATATATCTACTATGACAAAGGCACAGAGCCAAATGTGCCTGAGATATATAAATTAGGAAACCCGACCTATGCCAAGATAAATCCACTATGACGAAGGCATAAGGCCAAATATACTCGATGTGCATAAGTCAAGAAACTCAATCTATGCTAAAAAAGAATTCGCTACGACGGAGGTGTAGAGCCAAATATACCCGAGGTATGTGAGTAAGGAAACGTAACTCACGCTAAGATAAATCCGCTACGGTAGAGGCGTAGAGCCAAATATGCCCAAGgcatgtgagttggaaaacttgatCCACACCAAGATGAATCCGTTATGACAGAGACATAGGGCCAAATGTAATTGAGATGTATAAATCAAGAAACCTGACCTATGCTAAGATAAATCTATTATGGTGGAGGCATAGGGCGAAATGTACCTGAGGTGCATAAGTCATGAAACCCGACCCATGCTAAAATAAATTCGCTATGCTAGAAGAGTATAACGAAATATGCCAGAGGCGTGTGAGTCAAGAAACATGACTGAGTCAAGATAAATCCGCTATAACGAAGGCGCAAGGCCAAATAAGCCTAAGACATGTGAGTCGAGAAACTTAACCCACACCAAGATAAATCTACTACGACAAAGGCGCAAAGCGAAATGTGTCCAAATCTTATGAGTTAAGGAAAATCGACATATGCATACAGGTGTCTTCTTCATGCTATAGAGGAATAGGTTGGTGATAGATCTATTAGGTGAATTAAACATCGCACTCCAGACCTATCTAGTGGAGCCCCAAAGTATGCCTTCGGAGGGGGGAGGGAGGGGGACAAATAATAGGAAACATATTAATGAACAATCACTATCCAACACTTGTCGCCACGTTAAGGCTAACATGGAAGGAAAATGTCCTAATCGCGTTCCACATGTCTGCCCCTATGAACAATAATCCGAGGGAGGCCATTTGGACCTGTCTCCACCTTGTCGCCCATATAGACAAAACGTCAAAGGGGGAAGTTGGGGTAGTTGCAGGCTGTCCCCTTCATGGACCTAGTATAAAAGTTAACCCCCAACATTATACCGAGAGATCCTCTTTTCGAGAAAAACCTATATCCAAAAAAGACCTCAAACTAACTTGAACGTCGAATGGATCGAGTTAGATAACTTCTCTCGACATCGATCTTAGTATATACGACACCTTGGGAGCTTGACCCTCTCACCTTAAAGCCATCTCAGGATCACCTCGGAGTTATTTTAGTGTCACCTCAAAATCACATTGAATACTCTTATATCTTTTAAGTTTGGATATATCGGATTGGGTCGATGACTATTTTTCCGACCAATGTACTATGCCAATCTCACAAGTTTGAAATGTCAGCTGGTAAGCAACTGAGTTGGCAGTCGATGGATAAATCCAGAGACTAATGACATATACTGAAGCACCCCAAGACACTGATGATAACAAGAACAGCATATCTGATAAAGAGAGTACATGAGCCAGCTAGTCCGGTCATAACGGACAAAGAAAGACTTTAATATAGGACCTACCAACAGGTTCTTCAATGGCGCCTAAGGCTGGTGCTTTTCCATCAGAGCGGAGTCCGGTGAAGTAAACTCTAGCAAGATAACTCAACATCAGCTAAGCTTAACCTCACCCAAGGAATGAATTTTTTGGTACTGGGCCCGGACTGATTGATCATTTTATCGGTATGATTTCAATCCATACCGATATATCAATAtagtatataaagaaaaatatcggAGGTGAGACACAGTGACAAGTAGTAGGCAACAGTGACAAGTAGTTcgtatataaagaaaaaaatgagCACTAAGCATTCAATTCACTGTCTTTTTAAAAGTAAAAATTCTAGGCTTAACatcttgaaaataaaagaaaaaaaagaaaaccctcCAAAATAGGATGATTTATTATTTCGATTCATGGGTAGATCGATAATTACAGATTGATACAGATCGGTGAAATTGAATTTCAAGATCTCACCTGCCCAACTGATACCCCACCTGAGCCTTCATCCCATGGTTGCACACAGCATCTGATGACAAGAAATCAACAGTAATCAATAGCTCAGAACACAATGCAAAGCAATGAAGGATCTTCATGAGACATGACCGCAAcagctaaaaaaaaaaagaagaagaagaagaagaagaaagagtcaaCCTTTGTTTGTCTATGACCAGCTTGCATTTATTTAACATTGCAAGTCAGAAACATTTAGGTTAGGTTTACAATTTTGTTAGTATGTTTATATGGCTGACACCAATACATTTACATGATATTTCTGTTCATCTGTGGTCACTGGCATTCATGATCCACAATTGATTGCTTGTTTAACTGCACCAATCGGCACTGAGATGTGAAGTATATCATATGTTGCACTGCTGGCTTCTGCGGAAGTCCTTGTGTGGTTTTGTATTCTCAAATATTAAACAACACTTAGTCGGACTCGATCAAAAACAACAATCTAACATCAATCTGAATCGGGTGTCGGCAAGTCATCATGACGAGAAAGAAATTGTAGTATACAGGGATAGACTTCCTTAATAGCCTGCATAAGTTAACCAAAAGAACACAATGCATGAAGCCACACACTAACATAATTTTGCTGATTCCTGAAGATGAAGGGGAAAAAAGAGAGCAATTTACCATTCGGCCACCAACTAAATCATAGTGAGCATAGTGGGGACCATCAGGTTTTCCAAAGACTTTGTATATGACCATCTCCTTTGGAATGAGTTTTACAGTTTCTGTGCATTTAACATAGAGAGTTTAGTTGAAACCAGTTCAGCATGAAACTGCAGTGGCAAATTTCTCCTCTTACCATACACAGCTTCAGGAGGACAAATCAGGTCCACGTCTCCTGCCAGTGCAAGGATCGGAACATCACATTTGCACAGATGATCCTTGTAAAAGAAAGTTCCAGTTCTGTTACGTAAGCCCCCATCACGGAAAGCTGTAGTTAGCTGCAGGATCACCTTGGCAGGTACTGTGCCTGCCAATTTATTTGAGAGTGATCAAAGTTGTCCAGCAGAACTATCATGTAATTTTCCGGTGATGGTACAATGAACTCAAAAGGAATACAGAGAATGAAACAGCAAATAGATTACACATTTTGTGAGCATTTCTCAATAGAAGATGTTAAGTTGGCAGAAAATAGTATTTTAAGCTTACTACATTTGGCAGAACAACACATAGTTCCAGATATTTCTTGAGCATGGGTGATCAACAGCCACAAGGCTATCATTGATCACTGTCCAATTGTTGAAAAGAAAGACTGTCGACACATTGTGCAAAAAGGTTTTTGACGTTTATGATAGCTGGTGGGTGTTCATGCACAGATACCAAGAAACTTCAATAAAATTACATAAACTAGGGTGCTGAATGCATCAAAACTGAGTTTCGTTCTAAATTAATGAGTATGTGcagctaaattgaacctaaatcatCAAAGTATCTATCtcctgaaaataaaataaaaaaacattgGAAATGGAAGGAGACTTAAGTTGTTTATATAGGGTTAGATGGGCCTATTAATATTGATTTGGGTTTATACATCACAAGATTTCAAGCCTATTAAATTAATGGATTAATTCTCTCATTAAATAGGATTGTGATAATTAGTATCAAAGCGAACCTAGCACTATGCATGATGGAAGAGCTCATAGGAAAGAGGAAAGGGTAATCCATAATAGTAGGCATGGTTGGGTGCCCAATTTAGAAAGAATCATTGATAAATAAGGTTGAGGGAACATTCCAATGTAAAGTCATCTCTGGACTAGGACTCCATATGCTGTCGGTTAGGCATGACTCTGGACTATGAGTTGAGTCTTAGTTTCTTAGTCCTATGAAGTGAGAGGAGAACTAGATTTCTAGAATTAGATGGATCTACAATTGTTGACTTGGACTTTGGACTATGTAGTTACAGACCTAATAAGTAAAGGTTAAATTAACAAGAACAAAAGTTTGTCTAAGTTTCAGAAAATTAAAAAGGAACAGAAACCTCACAGAAAAAAGAATTAAGAAGTAATTAAGACAGTTTCTTTAGTTTTGTAATGTTGAACATTAATGAAGTCTTTCAAGTTCTGATTAAACTGTGAATAGTGGTAGCAGTAAAGGTGATTACAACATGTAGTCATAATTGAACTATTACAAGGTTCACACTGATGATCTGGCTGGTTTGCATTTGTTTGTATAGAAATTTAGGATACTTGCAAAATTTCTAACTCTTTCCAAGGATCACAAATCACAGGTAGCACAGTAACAACAAACCCATGGTATTCATATAAATTTGGAATAATTCGTTTTCctgctaaaccttttttttttcaattttacaGCATTAAATGAAGGTGCTAAAGTTAGAGATAAAGCTGAAGATTTAAATGTAAAGCTGGAGCAAATTTAAAGCTGAAGCCAATTGTGCTTTTTACCCTGAAATATTAAGCCTTGGTTAATTGACTATCTAAAGAGAATCAAAGTAGCAAAATGGCAGTAACAAGCAGtgtaagaaaagaaaacaaaagatttAGTTTATAATAAATAACCAATAAAAATGCACGTGACACCAACATGTTTGCATGCCACAATAAACAGTAAACACCTCTAATGTGGGAAAGGCAAAGCAAGACTGCACTTACAAAAATTATTTAAGACAAGTTTTGCAAATAATTCAGGGTGCATCATATCCTGTGCTGAAATTTGATCATTAAGCCATGACAAAACGTATGGAGGACGAGATGATAAAGGATAAGCAGCTGCAAGTAATACTCCCAAAGGAACAACAGGGACATTAAGAGCTTGTGCAGGATCAGCCTGAACAACAGAAACAAATTTTAGTTTTGATCATACAGTAATATAGAACAATTATACAATTTGACAAAATTGCCTGATGCAAATTTAAATATACATATTAATAACTTACAAGTGGCAGTAACAACTTCAGCGATGATTTGGAGGTTGTGTAGTCAATCGATGATGCTAAAGTAACAACTCCAGCCAGTttggattttattttttcatgGGCTAAGCAATAAGAAGAGGAAAAAGTTAGTTTGGTGAGAGAGAAATATCTTCTGCTTACTCTCATATTTTTCCAATCTACTCCAAATCAGCAATAAGTTCAGAACAAGATTTTATTCATGATAAACCTGTCATACTCAATTGCTTCactgaatttaaaaaaaaaactgtgtGCCACATATGATGAGAACCTAAAAAACAAGAggggaaagaaaaaagagatggcACTGAAAAATTGGCACTCCATGTGGACTCCCATCATGGATAAAATGCAGCTGGTTGGATTGCCAATAGTATACTCTGGAATTAGAACTATATACATAATTATTAAGGTTTGTCGTTTTGTAGACTCTCATACCAGTTCTTGGGGGACCATTATGTACAGTCAGCATGATTTTCATGTCAGAATAGTAGCCAACAGATCCTAGTGGCATTGTCAAGGCTGTCTCAGTAAACACTTGGTACAGTAGAAGACCCAGTGCATGGACAAACTGGTACAATGCACTAGGAATTGTTGGTAAATCTTGGTACAGTAATCCATGATACTTGTCACTAAACAAGCAATATCAAATGAATCATGCCACTGCTCCACATAATGCTGCAAAATATATGCACTAAGGGAAACTAATACTTTCTCCAGTCAGGAAATATTATTCTATGCAATTTCAGAAGAACAACATGAATGATGCAAGCCCGCTATCCAGAGATTATATCCTTCACAATTACCTtactccactcctctgattcgttGAGTAATCATTTTCTCATGAAAAGCAAAGACCATCCTCATCTCACTTCTCCCTCTTTATCGCCACCTGTTTACCTCTTCCTCCCTCCCTAGTATTCTCTTTTCCGCATACCAATTAAGTTACAATACCAGAAAAATGAGCAACCTTAAACAAACTTTGTCTGTGCTTCAAATTGTCTATTATCCAAGTTGACCCACACCTTTGGCTCGAGAATAAAGAGACTGAGTTACGAGAACTTATGTTTATACCTTGAAATCACTCTCGGTTGTGAATTCATGACTTCCCATATCTGGAAGCAAATCAACTCATTGCCAAGTTCACTTTTGATGAACCACTAACTCAAATGGGATTTGCATTTCTTGGCAACTATGCCAAAACACCATTTTAAATATCAGCTAAAAAAGTCCTGTGTAAACACCATAAATAACAAATAACTTGTATTGCATGATGACTGGAGATTGCATGTTTGGTCCACTATGGACATCTAGAAGACTTCATACTGAGAACTGAAAATGAATCATAACAGATAAAAGTTCTTTTATGGAGgggtgatattttttattatattcctTAGAGGGTCATTTTCAGCATTTCAACTTCCAAGTCCTATTTGCTTGAAATAAGCTGAATGTGATAGTATATTAGGAGGTCAATAACAGCAAAAAGtccatgtagccaaccccaaataatCGGGAGATTAtggcttattgttgttgttatatcATAGTACATTAGGAAAGCATGTGCTTAACCCTTATTCAATTCTAGTCGGTTGGACTAAGACTGTGCTATACTATGTTCCATAACACATATGGTTGGCTAGGAAATTTTAAAAGTATTTGCCAACATATTATTTTGGATGAATGCTGGCTCTCCTCCCTCCTATTTCTCTCTAATTGGGAACTTCTATATGTGTTATTCTCTTGTTtatcatataaaaaattattttggcaACCTTCAAACTTTATACTCTCTGCATTCTTATACTTCTTTTCTGTTTTATCGCAGGTTTATTTGAACTAACTCTCTGTTATAGTCAAGCTACTCCAGTTTTGTCTAAAATGTCAGAAAGTTGACTCTGTTACAGCTAAGCTACTCCAGTTTTGTCCAGACTGTTAGAAAGTCAAACTTAAAAAACTAAGACTCAGGCTAAGCAGAATTTAGACCCACCACGCAACTATAGGGCTTCTCTACTTGATGCGTCATCAGTTACGATACATTGGTTGGATCAGTTTACTGCATCTTTAACATGAGAATATTCCTTATCTCATTTCTCCCTTTGTGTAGACAATATGCAAGTTGGGAATACATTGGAGGATTGAATGTCAGTATAAGAATAACTGCAGCTAAAGGGTAGGAATTCTAAACCAGCTACCCTTTCAACTACTGCAGTAGGCCCTTCTCTCATCTAAATTATGTTTGGCCAGGAACTGGGCAAAGCCATTACAATCAAGCTGACAATGGACATAAAATTAAAATCAGGTTCTGCAATAGCAATTGCAATTATTTTTATAAAGTCAAAGAGTTGAAATTATGGCACCTAATTACCAATGTGCATCACTACAGCACCAGCAAAAAAATCCAAACATAGATGGAAAAAAATGAAGAGCATGATAAGTAAATGAGTAGAAGTACAGCAGTCCCACCATTAATATCGGTGAAAAAGGAATATACTCGTATAAGAGTGATGTGAAAACCTTACCACATTTTGACAGCATAGCATACAACAAGATTCCCCCCATGGAATGTCCAATTGCTAGCAATTTTCCATCCTTACTCTGAGTCTGAAGCCTTATGTATTCCATCTGCATAAATTAAATATAACAGGTGTAATTTCCTGATTCAATAATCTAGGCTAGTCATAATTTTACAGTTACAAAAATACTAAGTTTCAAATACCAAGAGGATATGTCACCTCACCGCAGCAGGGACATCTTCCTCCAAGTAATTATCAAAATCCCAGTCATAAGTAATAATCAGATCGAGCTGTTTCTGGAAATCTTCTATGGTCGCCGAAAGGCGCTCTTGCAAGTCAAACAGTTGTGGTGAAACCGATCGTTGACCTTCCTCAATCACATTTACTAAACGTTGGCTTAGATCTTTGATTTGCCCAGCAACAGTAGAATTTTGCCTGGTTTCTAGCAAAGCTGAGATGTTTTCGGCAATTTCATTATATCTTTCGGAGAGTCGAGTATCTTCCAGAAGTTTTGATATTTGATCGAAAAGCTTAGCTGAGATATCCCTTAACTGACCTTCATTAAGATAGCCTGAAAATCTATCTGCCAAGCGCATAAAGGTTGCAGTTAACTCAGTTACCAACTTTGGTTCATTCCAAGTAATTGTATCTGTTGTTTTATCATTTACATTGGCAATTTCAGAATCTGGCATTGGACCAGAGCTCCCAATTAATCTTTCTTTGACTAGCATTGCATCATTTGGATTGATCTTATCAACATAATCTGTACAACACATGATAGGCTTAGTGAAAGGCTCATCGATTGCCTTCAACTCATTTATACGCATGCTCAAACCAGCACCTCTCACTTCAACAATCCATGTATCAAACCCTTGGCTAGACATGTGGCGAGCAAATGAAGCCTGGAAGAAAATCGATATGCATCAGTGAAGGATATAGAGGTTTGTAGAAGGTTAATGTATTAAGTGATACAACCAAAAGGGACATGGCAAGACTGAAGCCTGGAAGTAAATTGATATGCATCAGCAGAAAACATAAGAGGTTTGTAGAAAGTTCATGTATTAAGTTAGACAACCAAAAAGAACATGACAAAAAGTTTAATTACTTTTAAGCAGATGCACACTATGCTTACAGGCCCAGAACTCAATAATTGGAGGTATCCAAGACAATCACAAAAGAAGTTATTTTAACAACCAATCAGACCTGGAAATTTAGTATTGGACTACAGAAGTCCAAGATGCAAGTACACATAACACATCAACCAACTCCAATGATACTGATAAGTGAAAACCAATATAATGTTGAATAACAAATTAATAAGTTATTCAATAAGATGCCACCAAGGGCTCCTGCAGGATTGCTCCCAGGATTTATTGCCCAATATGTAGCCATCCCTGGCCAAATTCAGTCATTGACATGGTAATAGCAATTGTATcctgtaaataataataattttctttttttaattcagccattttgattcttgaatttgaTGAATTAATTATTACTTAATAACTGGTTTAGATATGAATGTAATACACATAAATAAGTTAAAGCAGGCTGCCACACAACTAAGTCTTTTGTATGCAGTGCTGCAAGGTTCTGAGCCTTACAAGTAAAAACAGTATTtttaaaagcgttaggcgccaaaagaTGTCAAGGTCTCAAAACGCCCAAGGAGTTAGACGCTCGCATAGACGCTCGCTCGAGCAAAGCGAGGAGCTCCCGAAtattaaaatgtaaaaaatatatattatgaatgATAAATATGATCACAAAAATAAAAATGTCACCTAAGATTAGAATCATATATAGTACCAAATTACATCTCTTGTAATTACAGCTACCTAGCAGCTCTTGTAAGATTACTTGTACATAATGTGTGTATCTTGCAGAAGAGGCAATGGACACAGACCATAGAAACATTATCATGATAGCTCTTTTATATAGGTAAATAAGCATGGAAACTATATTGGATCaggttgtctttttatgccagtcAAGTAAGCTGCATGGCTGTTCAAATGTCCCTTTT
This genomic stretch from Musa acuminata AAA Group cultivar baxijiao chromosome BXJ3-9, Cavendish_Baxijiao_AAA, whole genome shotgun sequence harbors:
- the LOC103998608 gene encoding uncharacterized protein LOC103998608, coding for MTCKKIDINEKGKKSYYTGVKAESSSDRSHQFAMFVLHHGDVRTALAAAAAAFSSHNSTPPFGGGGGRREWQPAAFLRPVAARAGPSQRPLSVSIAAPPSVKNGEKPEICTADELHYAPVPGTEWRLALWRYRPPPEAPKRNHPLMLLSGVGTNAIGFDLSPGASFARHMSSQGFDTWIVEVRGAGLSMRINELKAIDEPFTKPIMCCTDYVDKINPNDAMLVKERLIGSSGPMPDSEIANVNDKTTDTITWNEPKLVTELTATFMRLADRFSGYLNEGQLRDISAKLFDQISKLLEDTRLSERYNEIAENISALLETRQNSTVAGQIKDLSQRLVNVIEEGQRSVSPQLFDLQERLSATIEDFQKQLDLIITYDWDFDNYLEEDVPAAMEYIRLQTQSKDGKLLAIGHSMGGILLYAMLSKCAHEKIKSKLAGVVTLASSIDYTTSKSSLKLLLPLADPAQALNVPVVPLGVLLAAAYPLSSRPPYVLSWLNDQISAQDMMHPELFAKLVLNNFCTVPAKVILQLTTAFRDGGLRNRTGTFFYKDHLCKCDVPILALAGDVDLICPPEAVYETVKLIPKEMVIYKVFGKPDGPHYAHYDLVGGRMAIKEVYPCILQFLSRHDDLPTPDSD